Below is a window of Paremcibacter congregatus DNA.
ATTGACCCCGCGGATGATCATCATATCGTCGGAACGACCAAAAATTCGCGAAATGCGGCGCATCTCACTCACCGAACCCGGCAACAGGCGGGTCAGGTCACGGGTGCGGTAACGGATGATCGGAAAGGCTTCCTTACACAGTGAGGTAAAGACCAGCTCACCTTCCTCACCGTCGGGCAGCACTTCACCGGTTTCCGGGTCGATCACTTCCGGATAGAACAGATCTTCCCAAATGGTCAGGCCGTCCTGGGTTTCGGCATATTCCGCCCCGACGCCCGGCCCCATCACTTCCGACAGACCGTAAATATCCACGGCTTTCAGATCAAAGCGTTGCTCGATCTCTTTACGCATTTCCTCGGTCCAGGGCTCGGCCCCGTGAATGGCGATTTCCAGCGATGTTTCGCGCGGATCAAGGCCCATCTTCTCAAAACTGTCGGCCAGCGACAGCATATAAGACGGCGTCACCATGATGATGCGCGGTTTAAAATCCTGAATGATGGTAATCTGGGATTCTGTTGCCCCGCCGGAGGCCGGAACGACAGTGCAGCCGGCGCGCTCGGCGCCGTAATGCGCCCCGAGACCGCCGGTGAACAGGCCATAACCAAACGCCACATGCACCATATCCCCCTCACGCCCGCCGGCGGCGCGGATGCAGCGGGCCACGGCCTCTGCCCAGACATCAATATCCTGCGCCGTATAACCGACGACAGTCGGTTTACCGGTGGTCCCGCTCGAAGCATGAATACGCGACAGCTTTTCCTGGGGCACCGCAAACAGACCGAAGGGATAATTGTCCCGCAAATCTTTTTTGACGGTAAAGGGAAACTTGCTCAAATCCGCAAGACAGGTCAGATCATCGGGATGGACCCCCGCCGCGTCAAAAGACGTGCGATAGAAAGGGACATTGTCATAGGCGTGTTTCAGTGACCATTTCATCCGTTCCAGCTGTACGGCCTCGATTTCGTTACGGCTGGATTTTTCAAAACCGTTAATTCCTGAAAACATCGTCATATGGTCCTTTTCCCTGATTTCGATTTGCCTCATAAGAAGACTAAGCCGCTTTGTCTTTCCCGACAAGCATCTGGCCCAGCTTATTTATGATACAAAATAACTAACTTTATGAAATAATATGTATCACGAATGACAAAAATGGCAAGTCTTAAAGACATTAAACATCAAAAAAGCAGCAAGATAATTTCTTACTTCCCCCTTGGCAAGCAACATGATTCTTCGACCGGCCGGTCAGTTCTGCAATATTAAAGCTATAAAATATCTTTAAAAACAATATCTTGACCTTTCCTTTATTTGATCTGCATCAAATGATCCTCAAGCCGGCACCGCTATAAGGAACCCTGATTAAATTTAACAAGGAAAGGCGCGCCATGACGATATCAGACGCAATGATATCCCCCGCCAGTATATCAGACGGTCCGGGTGATTCTGCTCCCTCTTCCCAGAATACGCCCCCGCCCTTCTCGGCCCTGATGCTGACGGGGCTGATGTTACGCCCGCTGCCGCGTCGCCCCCTGAACATTATTCTGGACCGGTTTTCCGCACGGATCAGCCGCACCCATCCCGCTGTCTTTGATCGACTCGTCCCGTTGGTGGGCTGTCATTTTGTCATCCGTCCCACGGACCTGCCCCATGATCTGCGTCTGATCATCGGTGACGCCAGGGTCACCTGCCAGCTGGATGACGCCATGGCCCGGCCCCCGGAGGTGGTGATCACCGGCCCGTTTCTGTCTCTAATCGATATGATGGACGGCCGGATTGACGGCGACGCGTTGTTTTTTGCCCGCAGCCTGACCGTAGAAGGCGACACAGAAGCGTTGCTCACCCTGCGCAATGCCATGGACAGTGACGATATTGATCTGCGGGCCGAAATTCTTGATGCCCTCGGTCCCCTTCATGCCCCCGCGAAACTTTTCTGCGGGATCGGCAGCCGCCTATTCAGGGCTTTCGATCACGACCTGACCCAAATCCAGAACGCCCTGAATCAGCCGCTGTCCAGCCGCTGCGACACGCTGGATCAGGAAAACCAGATCCTGCGCCGCCGCCTTAACGGACTGGAACAGAAACTGGTCAAAAGTCAGGCGCGGCTGCACAGCCTCAGCCGGAAGATTGCCTCATGACATCCGAGAAAACACCTTCGAAACTTGAACTTGTTTGTCCGGCCGGCACCCCGGCCGCCCTGCGGGTCGCCGTCGACGCCGGAGCCGACACGGTCTATCTGGGGTTTCGCGACGCCACCAACGCCCGTAATTTCCCTGGCCTGAATTTCTCGGTCGCGGAACTGGAAGAGGCGTTGGACTACGCCCACAGCCATGACGCCAGGGTTCTGCTGGCGGTAAATACCTATGCCCAGGCCGGCAATGATGACGCCTGGACCCAGGCCGTGGATAATGCCGCCCGCCTGAAAGTGGACGCGCTTATCCTCGCCGATATCGGCCTGTTGGATTATGCCCACCGCGCCCATCCGGATCTGCGCCTGCATCTGTCGGTGCAGGCTTCGGCCTCCAACCCGGTGGCGATCCAGCATTATGTCAAAGAATTCGGCGTTCGGCGGGTGGTGTTGCCCCGGGTCCTGACCGTGCCTGAAATCAAGTCGCTCAATCAGGAAATTGACATCGAAACCGAAGTCTTCGCCTTTGGCGGCATGTGCCCCATGGCCGAGGGGCGCTGCAGCCTGTCGTCCTATATCACCGGCAAGTCGCCCAATATGAATGGCGTCTGTTCCCCGGCAAGCCACGTCGCCTATATTCAGCAGGGCCGCACCCTGACCAGCAATCTGGCGGGTTTCACCATCAACAGTTTTGGCCCCCACGAACAGGCCGGATACCCTACCCTGTGCAAGGGCCGCTTCACCGCCAATGACGAAACAGGTTATCTGTTCGAGGAACCCACCAGCCTCAACGTCACCGGCATTCTCAGTGAGCTGATGGCCGCCGGGGTCACGGCGCTGAAAATCGAAGGCCGCCAGCGCAGCAAGGCATATGTGCGTGAAGTGGTGCAGAATTTCCGTCAGGCCATCGATCAGGCCGCCCGCGGCGAAGGCGGCAAAATCGCCATGGATAATCTTTCCGAAGGCGGACAGAACACCACCGGCGCCTATGACAAGAAGTGGATGTAACATGCAGAATGCACGCTTAAACCTGGGGCCGTTACTGTTCAATTGGGACAGTGGCAAAATTCGCGACTTTTATTTTCGCATCGCCGATGAGGCCCCGGTTGATCGGGTGCATATCGGGGAAGTGGTCTGCGCCAAACGGCTGGCGGGCAAGGATTACCTGCCAGAGGTGATGGACCGGCTGACCGCGGCAGGCAAACAGGTGGTGCTGTCCGGGCTCGCCCTGATCATGGACGGGCGCGACCAACAAATCAC
It encodes the following:
- the paaK gene encoding phenylacetate--CoA ligase PaaK, whose product is MTMFSGINGFEKSSRNEIEAVQLERMKWSLKHAYDNVPFYRTSFDAAGVHPDDLTCLADLSKFPFTVKKDLRDNYPFGLFAVPQEKLSRIHASSGTTGKPTVVGYTAQDIDVWAEAVARCIRAAGGREGDMVHVAFGYGLFTGGLGAHYGAERAGCTVVPASGGATESQITIIQDFKPRIIMVTPSYMLSLADSFEKMGLDPRETSLEIAIHGAEPWTEEMRKEIEQRFDLKAVDIYGLSEVMGPGVGAEYAETQDGLTIWEDLFYPEVIDPETGEVLPDGEEGELVFTSLCKEAFPIIRYRTRDLTRLLPGSVSEMRRISRIFGRSDDMMIIRGVNVFPTQIEEIICKDDRLTPHYFCEIRRPHVMDELTVVTEAKPEFSDDHNRSHIAEELKKHIKNLCGVSTKVDVREPNGIPRSVGKAQRVFDFRHLK
- the ubiU gene encoding ubiquinone anaerobic biosynthesis protein UbiU; this encodes MTSEKTPSKLELVCPAGTPAALRVAVDAGADTVYLGFRDATNARNFPGLNFSVAELEEALDYAHSHDARVLLAVNTYAQAGNDDAWTQAVDNAARLKVDALILADIGLLDYAHRAHPDLRLHLSVQASASNPVAIQHYVKEFGVRRVVLPRVLTVPEIKSLNQEIDIETEVFAFGGMCPMAEGRCSLSSYITGKSPNMNGVCSPASHVAYIQQGRTLTSNLAGFTINSFGPHEQAGYPTLCKGRFTANDETGYLFEEPTSLNVTGILSELMAAGVTALKIEGRQRSKAYVREVVQNFRQAIDQAARGEGGKIAMDNLSEGGQNTTGAYDKKWM
- the ubiT gene encoding ubiquinone anaerobic biosynthesis accessory factor UbiT, whose amino-acid sequence is MTISDAMISPASISDGPGDSAPSSQNTPPPFSALMLTGLMLRPLPRRPLNIILDRFSARISRTHPAVFDRLVPLVGCHFVIRPTDLPHDLRLIIGDARVTCQLDDAMARPPEVVITGPFLSLIDMMDGRIDGDALFFARSLTVEGDTEALLTLRNAMDSDDIDLRAEILDALGPLHAPAKLFCGIGSRLFRAFDHDLTQIQNALNQPLSSRCDTLDQENQILRRRLNGLEQKLVKSQARLHSLSRKIAS